A stretch of DNA from Mesorhizobium onobrychidis:
GTCGACGGTCGCGGTCAGGCAAATGTCGTCGGAGACGGCCAGCGACGATTCCACCCGGTAGTCGCCCGAATGCAGGACGAAGCCGCGGCTGCGGTCCACCGGTCCGCCGTTGCGCACGACGAAGTCGCGGGCCTGCGCGGGCAAGCGGATCGCCTCTTGTTCGTTCATGATGCCGAGCTGCACGAGCAGATCCGGAAACAGCATCTGCTGCGTCTGGTTGATGACCAGGCCCATCGCGCCTTCGTCGCTGTGCGCGCAAACATAGATGACGGAGCGCGTGAAGCGGTCGTCCTTCATGCCGGGCATGGCAATCAGGAACTGGTCGTCGAGAAAGCCGCGTCCCGCAGCCATCTTCTTGTGGCGCAACAAGTCCATGAGGAAGAGCGTAACGCGTTTCTGGAGCGCCGAAAAGATGCGCCGCGCGCGATTTGGTCGCAGATGTGCATCTAAGGTCACGCAAAGCTGTGCCCGAGGACACGCAAAGCTGTGCCCGAGGTCACGCGAAAGCTGTGCCCGAGGTCACGCAAATATGATAGCAACGACGCCATGAAGTCATTGCGCAGCCATGAACGGACGCTCAAATCACCGCCATGCAAAGCTTGAAAGTCCTGCTGCTCAGCGCCGCTGTTGGATGTGGAACCGGCCTTCCCGCCGCAGCCTCCTCGTCGATCTGGTACAATAGCGAAGGCGGCAAAGTGCGGCTTGTGACCAGCGGCAAGCCCGACGAAGCCGGGCGCATCCATGGCGTCCTCGAAGTTGCGCTCAAGCCTGGCTGGAAAACCTACTGGCGCGATCCGGGCGACGCGGGCGTGCCGCCGCAAATCGATATCTCGGCCAGCACCAACATTGCCAACGCGACGTTTTCGTTTCCGCCGCCCCAGCGCCACGACGACGGCTACGGCAAATGGGCCGGCTATGACCGTCCGGTTTCGCTGCCGGTGACCTTCACGCTGTCGGCGCCGAACGAGCCGGCCGTCATCGATGCCGATATCTTTCTCGGCATTTGCGAGACGATCTGCATCCCGGTGCAGACGAAGCTGACCATCGATCCGGGCTCCGATCCGGACAATGTCGAAGATGCCGCGTTGGTGAAGGCGGCCCTTGCAAGCCTGCCTGCTCCCGCAAGACCCGATTTCGGCATCAATATCCTGCCGGGCGACCGCGAGACACTGATTGTCGAGGCGAGCTTTCCGGGCAATCCCGAAGCAGCGGATTTCTTCGTCGCCGGTGAGCGGGATTACATGTTCGGCGTGCCGGCCCGCAGCGAAAAGGAAGGCAAGCTGGTGTTTACCGTGCCTATCCTCGACAGGCCGACGACGACGCCGACGGATGGCGGACTTTACTACACGCTGACAACTGCGGCCGGCGCGGTCGAAGGCCTGCTGCCGTTCCCTTGATCCCGAGCAAAGGATGTTCAGGTCGAACGTCCTTTTGTTCCCGGCTCCCCGATGTTGCGGGAAACACCTGAGTTCGCTATCGCAAGAACACTTCCATTCCATCTCTCAAGTGAGGACCATGATGACGATTGCCGTTGGCGATAAACTGCCCGATGCGACCTTCAAGACGATGACTGCTGACGGCGCAAAAGCGATCACGACGGCCGAGATTTTCTCGGGAAAGAAGGTGGTGCTGTTCGCCGTTCCCGGCGCTTTCACGCCGACCTGCTCCAACAATCATCTGCCCGGCTATCTGGACAATTACGACGCCATCCTGGCGCGCGGCGTCGACACCATCGCCGTCGTCGCCGTCAACGATGTTCACGTGATGGGCGCCTGGGCACGCTTCAGCGGCGGTGAAGGCAAGCTCCTTTATCTTGCCGACGGCAATGGCGATTTCGTCAAGTCGATCGGCCTTGACGCCGATCTTTCCAGCGGCGGCATGGGGCTGCGCTCGAAGCGGTTTTCGATGATCGTCGACGACGGCAAGGTCACCGCGCTCAATGTCGAGACAAAGCCCGGCGTCGACGAATCCGGGGCGGCTCATATTCTCGGACAGCTTTAGATTTCGGCTTGGGCTCTTAAAGCGCGTCGCGCTTTTAAGTCTTTGTTTTTCGTTATCCCAAAACCGTTGCGCACTTTTGAACGACATGCATTAGGGATTGTTTGCTTTGGGGGACCTCAATGATGTTTGACATCTTCTGGCGCGCTGTGGCGATCGGCATCGGCGCCACGGCGCTCATGGACCTCTGGGCGATTTTCCTGAACACCGTGTTTGCTCAGCCGCGGCCGAACTGGGGACTGGTCGGTCGCTGGGTCTGGCATCTGAAGCGCGGCAAGGTGTTCCACGACGACGTCGGCGAGGCAGCACCCTACGCGCATGAATCGGCGCTGGGCTGGGCCTTCCACTATTTTGTCGGCATCGTCTACGGCATCGTTCTGGCCGTTTTGGCGGGAGCGGCGTGGCTGGCCGCGCCGACCTTCCTGCCGGCCTTCATCCTCGGCATCGTTACCGTGGGCGCCGGCTGGTTCCTGCTGGCGCCCGGCATGGGTGCCGGCTGGGCCGCATCAAAGCGCCCCAACCCCATGCAGATCCGCGCCCTCAACCTCGTGTCGCATTCTGTGTTCGCGCTCGGACTTTTCGGCACGGCGCTGCTGATCCGTTAGCCAAATTAATCGTCGCGGTGCTGCGCCAGCCTGTCGATCGGCCGCCATCCGTGGACAACGCGACGCGCGCGGATATCGTACGCGAAATAGTTCCCGCCGCCCGCTGGCTGATCCGCCTCGCGGCTGATCTCCCGCCCGCCGAGAGAAAGCAGCAGAAGCCTTCCGACACCTCCGTGGCCCACGAAAGCAACGTCGGCGGCGTCATCTGTGCCGAGCACAGTGTCTACCTCGCTCAGAATACGATGCTGAGCATCGATAGCCCGCTCCCATCCGCGAATGCTGCTGTATGGATTGGCGAAGAATTGGTCCGCGACCGCTTCGAACTCCGCAGGCGGTAGGAAACCGGTTGCCGATCGGTCATTCTCATGCATCCGTTCCCTCACCTCGACCTCAAGGCGGAGATGCCTTCCGAGTATCTCGGCGGTTTCTATCGCCTTGCGTTCACCCGATGACACGATACGCCGGATCGACCGAACCCACGGCTGATCGAGCATTGCAGACGTTCTCGCTCGCCCGATGTCGGATAGCCCCCACTCTGGCACTGGAACATTGGCATCGATCCGAACCTGGGGATGCGTGATGTAGTATGCGATCGGCATGATAGAGGCCTTCCTGCCCGAGAGCGGACCCGCAGCCGAAATTCAATAACTCTGGGTCGAGCGCCGTGGCTTTGCGACCGCCGGCTGCTTCGACTGCGGGCCTGGCTTCGGCGCCGCGGTCTTGACGGGGCCTTTCTTGAACGGCGCCATGCCGAGCCGCGCCAGCTCGTCGGCACGCTCGTTCTCCGGATGGCCGGCGTGGCCCTTGACCCAATGCCAGATCACCTGATGACGGTTGCGCGCCTCGTCAAGTGCCTGCCACAGCTCGGCATTCTTCACCGGTTGTCTGGCGGCGGTCTTCCAGCCGTTGCGCTTCCAGCCGTCGATCCAGCTGAAAATACCGTCCTTGACGTAGTTGCTGTCGGTATAAAGATCGACGGCGCAGGGTTCTTTCAGCGCATTGAGCGCCGAGATGGCGGCCAAAAGTTCCATGCGGTTGTTGGTGGTAGCAGCCTCGCCGCCCGACAGTTCTTTCGTGACGCCGTTGAAGCGCAGGACCGCCCCCCAGCCGCCAGGCCCCGGATTGCCAGAACAGGCACCATCGGTGAAGATTTCAACGCGCTTGGTCATGCCAGTCCATACTCGGAAGGAGATTTGATCGCCCGGTGGAAACGCATCCTGCGGATGTATTCGGTCGGGTCGCGTTTTATAACCAGCCCGCCATTGGCAACAGTCAGCCAGTCGTAAAGCCGGGTCAGCATGAAGCGCAGCGCCGAGCCGCGCGCCAGTATCGGCAGCGCAGCTTTCTCCTCGCCGCTCAAGGGCCGCACGCTTTGGTAG
This window harbors:
- a CDS encoding peroxiredoxin; this translates as MTIAVGDKLPDATFKTMTADGAKAITTAEIFSGKKVVLFAVPGAFTPTCSNNHLPGYLDNYDAILARGVDTIAVVAVNDVHVMGAWARFSGGEGKLLYLADGNGDFVKSIGLDADLSSGGMGLRSKRFSMIVDDGKVTALNVETKPGVDESGAAHILGQL
- a CDS encoding histidine phosphatase family protein, with the protein product MPIAYYITHPQVRIDANVPVPEWGLSDIGRARTSAMLDQPWVRSIRRIVSSGERKAIETAEILGRHLRLEVEVRERMHENDRSATGFLPPAEFEAVADQFFANPYSSIRGWERAIDAQHRILSEVDTVLGTDDAADVAFVGHGGVGRLLLLSLGGREISREADQPAGGGNYFAYDIRARRVVHGWRPIDRLAQHRDD
- a CDS encoding DUF2938 domain-containing protein; amino-acid sequence: MFDIFWRAVAIGIGATALMDLWAIFLNTVFAQPRPNWGLVGRWVWHLKRGKVFHDDVGEAAPYAHESALGWAFHYFVGIVYGIVLAVLAGAAWLAAPTFLPAFILGIVTVGAGWFLLAPGMGAGWAASKRPNPMQIRALNLVSHSVFALGLFGTALLIR
- the rnhA gene encoding ribonuclease HI is translated as MTKRVEIFTDGACSGNPGPGGWGAVLRFNGVTKELSGGEAATTNNRMELLAAISALNALKEPCAVDLYTDSNYVKDGIFSWIDGWKRNGWKTAARQPVKNAELWQALDEARNRHQVIWHWVKGHAGHPENERADELARLGMAPFKKGPVKTAAPKPGPQSKQPAVAKPRRSTQSY
- a CDS encoding protein-disulfide reductase DsbD domain-containing protein, producing the protein MQSLKVLLLSAAVGCGTGLPAAASSSIWYNSEGGKVRLVTSGKPDEAGRIHGVLEVALKPGWKTYWRDPGDAGVPPQIDISASTNIANATFSFPPPQRHDDGYGKWAGYDRPVSLPVTFTLSAPNEPAVIDADIFLGICETICIPVQTKLTIDPGSDPDNVEDAALVKAALASLPAPARPDFGINILPGDRETLIVEASFPGNPEAADFFVAGERDYMFGVPARSEKEGKLVFTVPILDRPTTTPTDGGLYYTLTTAAGAVEGLLPFP
- a CDS encoding YqgE/AlgH family protein → MDLLRHKKMAAGRGFLDDQFLIAMPGMKDDRFTRSVIYVCAHSDEGAMGLVINQTQQMLFPDLLVQLGIMNEQEAIRLPAQARDFVVRNGGPVDRSRGFVLHSGDYRVESSLAVSDDICLTATVDILRAISSGRGPRHALMALGYSGWGAGQLESEIAENGWLTCPANAELLFDTDIERKYDRILASIGIDLAHLSLAAGHA